A genomic stretch from Telopea speciosissima isolate NSW1024214 ecotype Mountain lineage chromosome 7, Tspe_v1, whole genome shotgun sequence includes:
- the LOC122667878 gene encoding amino acid permease 8-like, whose amino-acid sequence MITEDFHNEVVSESGLDSQKASNGVEDLDDDGRPRRNGTLWTASAHILTSVIGSGVLAIPWTVRQLGWIAGPAALMIFSFITLYTSILLTDCYRFPDPVYGKRNYTYREAVRANLGRTMFLVCGIVQYITFVGLAVGFTITASKSMGAIYRTNCYHKRGHEAPCEISDNFFAISFGIIEIVLSQIPNFHKLSWLSSIAAVTPFIYTLVGVVLSLAKIVSGKTGKTSLKGVVDDMNLSDAQKVWRVFNALGDIAFAYSFSFILIEIQDTIKSPGENKLMKKATCIGVSTTTLFYMLCGCIGYAAFGNQAPGNMLTDFGFYEPFWLIDIANLCIMLHIVGAYQVFSQLLYAVFESWITKRCPKSKFITREFPISITSKCFSFNYNFNVFRLTCRTAFVVFATVMAMVIPFFNSILAFLGAIAYWPMTIYFPVEMYISQKKIRRFKFQWMVLQLINVGCLLVSLAAICGSIQSLIGALGADNIFKFKQ is encoded by the exons ATGATAACTGAGGATTTTCATAATGAGGTTGTTAGCGAGTCGGGATTGGATTCTCAGAAAGCATCAAATGGGGTCGAAGACCTGGACGATGATGGGAGGCCCAGAAGAAATG GTACCTTATGGACGGCCAGTGCACATATACTAACATCGGTTATAGGTTCGGGTGTTCTAGCTATACCCTGGACTGTAAGGCAGCTCGGATGGATAGCTGGACCAGCGGCTCTGATGATCTTCTCCTTCATAACCTTGTACACCTCCATTCTCTTAACAGATTGCTACAGATTCCCTGATCCTGTTTATGGGAAAAGAAACTACACCTACAGAGAGGCCGTCCGAGCCAACTTAG GCAGAACGATGTTCTTGGTTTGTGGAATCGTTCAATATATCACCTTTGTTGGGCTTGCAGTTGGCTTTACAATTACAGCATCAAAAAGCATGGG GGCCATATACAGGACGAATTGCTATCACAAAAGAGGTCATGAAGCCCCATGTGAGATCTCTGATAACTTCTTCGCTATCAGTTTTGGGATTATTGAGATCGTCTTGTCTCAGATTCCGAATTTCCACAAATTGTCATGGCTCTCAAGTATTGCAGCAGTGACTCCTTTTATCTACACACTAGTAGGAGTGGTGCTTAGCTTGGCAAAGATTGTCTCAG GAAAAACAGGGAAGACCTCTCTGAAGGGAGTGGTGGATGATATGAATTTGTCTGATGCTCAGAAGGTGTGGAGAGTATTCAATGCACTTGGAGACATTGCATTTGCTTACTCATTTTCTTTCATTCTGATTGAAATCCAG GACACAATAAAATCTCCAGGGGAAAACAAATTGATGAAGAAGGCCACTTGTATAGGTGTGTCAACAACCACTCTGTTTTACATGCTTTGTGGATGCATTGGCTATGCTGCATTTGGGAACCAAGCTCCAGGCAACATGCTTACTGACTTTGGGTTTTACGAACCCTTCTGGTTGATTGACATTGCCAATCTCTGCATTATGTTGCACATTGTGGGTGCATATCAG GTGTTCAGCCAACTGCTGTATGCTGTATTTGAATCATGGATTACTAAAAGGTGTCCCAAGTCAAAGTTCATAACAAGAGAGTTCCCAATAAGCATTACTAGCAAATGTTTCAGCTTCAATTACAATTTCAACGTCTTCAGACTGACCTGCAGGACTGCTTTTGTGGTGTTCGCTACTGTAATGGCAATGGTGATTCCTTTCTTCAATAGCATACTTGCATTCCTTGGAGCTATTGCCTACTGGCCGATGACAATTTATTTCCCCGTGGAGATGTACATCTCACAGAAGAAGATCAGAAGATTTAAATTTCAATGGATGGTCCTCCAACTAATCAATGTAGGCTGCTTGCTTGTCTCCTTGGCTGCAATCTGTGGATCCATCCAAAGTTTAATTGGGGCCCTAGGTGCAGATAACATCTTCAAGTTCAAACAATGA